The genomic segment CGAAGACGAGGCAGAAGGCAAGTGTTTCGGCGGTATTGCGCGCATGAAGACGATGATCGACCAGCGCCGCTCCGAGCTTGAGGCGGAAGGCAGAAATGTGATCGTTGTTGATGCCGGGGACCAGTTTCAAGGCTCGCTTTTCTACACCACCTACAAGGGCGACGCGGCTGCAGAATTTTTGAACGGGATCGGCATTGATGTCATGGCGGTCGGCAATCATGAATTTGACGATGGCCCTGAAGCGCTTGCGAATTTTATCGGCAAGACAGAGTTCCCGATCATTTCCGGAAATATCGACGTGAGTACCGACCCTGCACTGAAGGGCAAGGTACCGGGCATCATGATCTTGGAAAAGGGCGGTGAAAAAGTTGGTATCGTGTCGGCCTTGGCGGAAGACACCAGCGAGACGTCGTCGCCCGGCGACAGTGTGCGTTTCATTCAGGCGGAAGACTATCTGAAAGGCGCCGTTGACGGTCTTGAAGCGGCCGGTGTCAACAAGATCATCGCCGTTACCCATATGGGCCTGTCACGCGACATGGAAATCGCGGCATCTGTCTCTGGAATTGATGTCATTGTCGGCGGCCACTCCCACACGCTCCTGTCAAACACGCAGGAAGGCGCGTCCGGCCCTTATCCGGTTCTGGTGACCAACCCCGAAGGCAAGGACGTCCCGATCGTTCAGGCCTACGCTTACGGCAAGTTTCTGGGCGAACTCGATGTCACCTGGGATGACGACGGCAACCTACTGAAAGCCGAAGGCGAGCCTATTCTGCTGGATGCGTCCGTGACACCCGACGAAGGCTATGCAGCGCGTGTTGCCGAACTTGCTGCGCCAATCGAGGAACTCAAGGCGAAGGTAATCGGCTCCAGCGAAGCGGCCATCGACGGCGACCGGGCATCGTGCCGGGCCGGAGAATGCCAGATGGGCAATCTTGTCGCTGACGCGATGCTTGACCGCGTCAAGGACCAGGGCGTCCAGATCGCAATCCAGAATGGCGGTGGGCTGCGGTCTTCGATCGATGGCGGCGAAGTCACGATGGGCGAGGTGCTGACGGTTCTGCCCTTCCAGAACACCTTGTCCACCTTCCAGCTCAAGGGTGCGGATGTGATCGCGGCACTGGAAAACGGTGTCTCTCAGGTTGAGGAAGGTGCTGGCCGGTTCCCACAGGTCGCCGGACTGAAATACAGCTGGACCCCCAAGAAGGATCCGGGTAGCCGCATCACGCTGGTGGAAGTCATGGAAGACGGTGCCTGGGTCGCCATCGATCCGGAGAAGATCTACGGCGTTGTCTCCAACAACTACATGCGTGGCGGTGGAGACGGCTACAAGGTCTTTGCCGACAGCGGCATGAATGCCTATGACTACGGGCCGGGCCTGGAAGCGGTCGTAGCTGATTACCTTGCCGAAAAAGGGGCTTACGCACCTTACACAGACGGTAGGATCACCGAGCAGTAGGGCCAGGCTTTTCCAGCACAATGAAAGCGCGCCGGTCATTGGCGCGCTTTTTTTTTCATAAAAAAAGTGGATCCAAAAACAGCAGTTCTCCCTGAGAGAAAACGATAAACAACTGCTTGTCATCCGCCATCCCGGACCCGATTTGAGCCTGGTGCAGCGGTCTCATTGGATCTCGTACCCGTATCGAAGCCGGGGTGGTAAGTCGGCACGACTGGGCTGATTTCCCTCCGCCGCACACGCCCTAATTTGCCTTCCGCTGCAAGAGCCTCATCCTGGTTAAAAACGTATGTTTATCAGCGCGTTGAGGCGGGCTCGAGTTTTCCCCAAGTGCCGTGCCAC from the Roseibium sp. HPY-6 genome contains:
- a CDS encoding bifunctional metallophosphatase/5'-nucleotidase — protein: MRKRFLTAAVVSVTVALPTVVYADYSLSILHLNDLHSRIESINKYDSTCDAEDEAEGKCFGGIARMKTMIDQRRSELEAEGRNVIVVDAGDQFQGSLFYTTYKGDAAAEFLNGIGIDVMAVGNHEFDDGPEALANFIGKTEFPIISGNIDVSTDPALKGKVPGIMILEKGGEKVGIVSALAEDTSETSSPGDSVRFIQAEDYLKGAVDGLEAAGVNKIIAVTHMGLSRDMEIAASVSGIDVIVGGHSHTLLSNTQEGASGPYPVLVTNPEGKDVPIVQAYAYGKFLGELDVTWDDDGNLLKAEGEPILLDASVTPDEGYAARVAELAAPIEELKAKVIGSSEAAIDGDRASCRAGECQMGNLVADAMLDRVKDQGVQIAIQNGGGLRSSIDGGEVTMGEVLTVLPFQNTLSTFQLKGADVIAALENGVSQVEEGAGRFPQVAGLKYSWTPKKDPGSRITLVEVMEDGAWVAIDPEKIYGVVSNNYMRGGGDGYKVFADSGMNAYDYGPGLEAVVADYLAEKGAYAPYTDGRITEQ